In the genome of Triticum urartu cultivar G1812 chromosome 5, Tu2.1, whole genome shotgun sequence, one region contains:
- the LOC125509067 gene encoding aquaporin PIP1-5, protein MEGKEEDVRLGANRYSERQPIGTAAQGADDKDYKEPPPAPLFEAEELTSWSFYRAGIAEFLATFLFLYISVLTVMGVVGNPSGSKCGTVGIQGIAWSFGGMIFVLVYCTAGISGGHINPAVTFGLFLARKLSLTRAVFYMVMQCLGAICGAGVVKGFQTTLYMGNGGGANSVAPGYTKGDGLGAEIVGTFVLVYTVFSATDAKRSARDSHVPILAPLPIGFAVFLVHLATIPITGTGINPARSLGAAIIYNKKQSWDDHWIFWVGPFTGAALAAIYHVVVIRAIPFKSRD, encoded by the exons ATGGAGGGCAAGGAGGAGGACGTGCGTCTGGGCGCCAACCGGTACTCGGAGCGGCAGCCGATCGGAACGGCGGCGCAGGGCGCGGACGACAAGGACTACAAGgagccgccgccggcgccgctgTTCGAGGCGGAGGAGCTGACGTCGTGGTCCTTCTACCGCGCGGGGATCGCCGAGTTCCTGGCCACCTTCCTGTTCCTGTACATCAGCGTGCTCACGGTGATGGGCGTGGTGGGCAACCCCTCCGGCTCCAAGTGCGGCACCGTGGGCATCCAGGGCATTGCCTGGAGCTTCGGCGGCATGATCTTCGTGCTCGTCTACTGCACCGCCGGCATCTCCGGCGGCCACATCAACCCCGCCGTCACCTTCGGGCTGTTCCTGGCCAGGAAGCTGTCGCTCACCCGGGCCGTGTTCTACATGGTGATGCAGTGCCTGGGGGCCATCTGCGGCGCCGGGGTGGTGAAGGGGTTCCAGACCACGCTGTACATGGGCAACGGCGGCGGCGccaactcggtggcgccggggTACACTAAGGGCGACGGCCTGGGGGCGGAGATCGTGGGGACCTTCGTGCTCGTGTACACCGTCTTCTCCGCCACCGACGCCAAGCGCAGCGCCAGAGACTCCCACGTCCCC ATCCTGGCGCCGCTGCCGATCGGGTTCGCGGTGTTCCTGGTGCACCTGGCGACGATCCCCATCACCGGCACCGGCATCAACCCGGCGCGCTCCCTCGGCGCCGCCATCATCTACAACAAGAAGCAGTCGTGGGACGACCAC TGGATCTTCTGGGTGGGCCCGTTCACCGGCGCGGCGCTGGCGGCCATCTACCACGTGGTGGTGATCAGGGCCATCCCCTTCAAGAGCCGCGACTAG